Proteins encoded within one genomic window of Synechococcus sp. PCC 7335:
- a CDS encoding thioesterase family protein — protein MAKIDSPKWFEYPIRVQPHHTDYGGVVWHGAYITWLESARVECLRAADVPFDQLVSSGFDLPVVALEVRYRQPLTLGMTAIVRTRLAPVKGLRLNWLYEIVTVDANETIQVCLTAQVTLVAVSVRDRKVIRQLPAAVKKIIGQISQYFNE, from the coding sequence ATGGCAAAGATAGATAGTCCTAAATGGTTCGAGTATCCGATTAGAGTTCAGCCTCATCACACAGACTATGGCGGCGTAGTTTGGCATGGAGCATACATCACCTGGCTAGAATCAGCTCGTGTAGAGTGCCTACGCGCAGCAGATGTTCCCTTTGACCAGCTAGTAAGTTCAGGCTTTGACCTACCAGTAGTTGCACTAGAAGTTCGCTACCGACAACCGCTGACACTTGGAATGACCGCTATCGTCAGGACTCGACTAGCACCCGTAAAGGGGCTGCGATTGAACTGGCTATACGAGATTGTCACTGTCGACGCGAATGAGACTATTCAGGTATGTCTTACTGCTCAGGTGACCTTGGTTGCTGTGAGCGTACGCGATCGCAAAGTCATTCGCCAGCTACCAGCAGCCGTCAAAAAGATCATCGGCCAAATTTCTCAATATTTTAATGAGTAA